One genomic window of Mogibacterium diversum includes the following:
- a CDS encoding prepilin peptidase, producing the protein MIIKSVISVIIALLLGNGTVVWFNNMPVRWFQEEGENLPSSLIADIESERQRLPSTPWKLVFTVFFGASGVFLSIRESSQFMIAGMLLIFIVTMMAICDAKYRIIPDQLNVLLAVSAVGFVSFNEKLLEPIYGALIGLSLGLATYGLGRLIYHKTVIGGADIKFYISIGLVTGMHGVIAIFILISVFALIHIIYLSITKKFDADEHRPMLVYALPAVTLYVLVLWDYLPLVLL; encoded by the coding sequence ATGATAATTAAATCGGTAATTTCAGTAATTATCGCATTACTGCTAGGCAATGGTACAGTTGTCTGGTTTAATAACATGCCTGTGAGATGGTTTCAGGAGGAGGGAGAAAATCTCCCATCATCACTTATCGCAGATATTGAAAGTGAGAGACAGAGACTTCCTAGCACTCCGTGGAAGCTCGTTTTCACTGTATTCTTCGGAGCAAGCGGCGTATTTTTGTCCATCAGGGAATCATCACAGTTTATGATTGCCGGTATGCTTTTGATATTCATTGTTACCATGATGGCAATATGTGATGCCAAGTATCGCATAATTCCTGACCAACTGAACGTGCTATTAGCCGTATCAGCAGTTGGTTTCGTGAGTTTTAACGAGAAGTTGCTCGAGCCTATTTATGGTGCGCTCATAGGATTATCGCTTGGACTCGCTACATATGGTTTAGGGAGATTAATTTACCACAAGACAGTAATTGGCGGAGCGGACATCAAGTTCTACATATCAATAGGCTTGGTTACAGGTATGCATGGAGTGATTGCGATATTCATTTTGATTTCTGTTTTCGCACTTATTCACATTATTTACCTGAGCATCACAAAGAAATTTGATGCTGATGAACATAGACCGATGCTCGTATATGCTCTTCCTGCTGTAACTCTATATGTATTGGTTTTATGGGATTATCTTCCACTTGTGCTACTATAG